A single genomic interval of Chitinophaga sp. 180180018-3 harbors:
- a CDS encoding efflux transporter outer membrane subunit: protein MKQPIRLHMAVAVIIAGMLGACRVTKPYHAPRITDNNLYRDVSSTDTTNIAVLHWKEIFTDTLLQQLIDEGIRNNLDLQVAWSRMRQAAAVYSQSRQALYPTINANAGATLAGASNQVNTGRTVIDQQFSVGLAASWEADIWGKLRSARRAGLASMLQATANAQAVQTALVANIADAYYNLLALDQQLHITQQTVINWQATVEVMKELKKADVVTGAAVVQSEASRYAAEVTIPDLRQSIRQTENQLNLLLGRTPGPVGRDSLDAQQPIMLLQTGVPAQLLANRPDVRAAENNLRYYFEQTNVAKAYLYPTLSISASGGYTSYYSLTGPGSWISNLTAGLLQPLFNQGVNRTRLKVAQEQQQQAALGFRSAVLNAGGEVSNALYTYQSAIDKANTRKLQLQNLQLSVDYTQELVRYGFANYTEVLNAQQSLLAAQLGKINDHLQQLQAIVFLYRALGGGWR, encoded by the coding sequence ATGAAGCAACCTATCAGATTACATATGGCCGTAGCCGTTATTATCGCAGGAATGCTGGGTGCATGCCGGGTTACGAAACCATATCACGCCCCCCGCATCACTGATAATAACCTGTACAGAGATGTAAGCAGCACAGATACCACCAACATTGCCGTTCTTCACTGGAAAGAAATATTTACCGATACGCTGTTACAGCAGCTGATAGATGAGGGCATCCGTAACAACCTGGATTTGCAGGTAGCCTGGTCGCGTATGCGGCAGGCAGCGGCGGTATACTCACAGAGCAGGCAGGCGCTTTACCCAACGATCAATGCCAATGCGGGCGCAACCCTGGCGGGCGCCTCCAATCAGGTGAATACGGGCAGAACAGTGATAGATCAGCAGTTTAGCGTGGGACTGGCAGCTTCGTGGGAGGCCGACATCTGGGGCAAACTGCGGAGTGCCAGGCGCGCCGGCCTGGCATCCATGCTACAGGCCACCGCCAATGCACAGGCTGTGCAAACCGCTCTGGTAGCGAATATTGCCGATGCCTATTACAACTTGCTGGCATTGGATCAACAACTGCATATCACCCAGCAGACAGTCATCAACTGGCAGGCAACCGTAGAAGTCATGAAAGAGCTGAAAAAAGCCGATGTGGTGACCGGAGCCGCAGTGGTGCAGAGTGAAGCCAGCAGGTATGCTGCGGAAGTAACGATTCCTGACCTCAGACAATCCATACGGCAAACGGAAAATCAGCTGAACCTTTTACTTGGCAGGACGCCAGGGCCGGTGGGTCGCGACAGTCTTGATGCGCAGCAGCCGATTATGCTGCTGCAAACAGGCGTACCGGCGCAATTGCTGGCTAACCGGCCCGATGTACGCGCAGCCGAAAACAACCTCCGTTATTATTTCGAGCAAACAAATGTAGCAAAGGCCTATCTCTACCCAACCCTGAGCATATCGGCCTCCGGAGGTTACACCAGCTATTATTCACTGACTGGTCCGGGGTCGTGGATCAGCAACCTGACAGCCGGCTTGCTGCAACCTTTATTCAATCAGGGCGTGAACAGAACAAGACTGAAGGTAGCGCAGGAACAACAGCAGCAGGCTGCCCTCGGCTTCCGCAGTGCGGTGCTGAATGCCGGCGGAGAAGTATCAAATGCGTTGTATACTTACCAATCGGCAATCGATAAAGCTAATACACGCAAATTGCAGTTGCAGAATCTGCAGCTGTCAGTAGATTATACACAGGAGCTGGTAAGATATGGCTTTGCCAATTATACGGAAGTACTGAACGCGCAGCAAAGCCTGCTCGCCGCGCAACTGGGCAAAATCAATGACCACCTGCAGCAACTACAGGCAATTGTGTTTCTATATCGTGCATTAGGCGGGGGATGGAGATAA
- a CDS encoding VOC family protein, giving the protein MRLRVARHTASLEKIIEFYQDVLGFRQLGSFKDRHGYDGVFLGIPGENWHLAYTVSADPPVHETDEDDFLVLYPESKEVFARMLSKARKAGTTEVKARNPFWNENAVNLLDPDGFRLVLVMVQ; this is encoded by the coding sequence ATGAGATTAAGAGTAGCACGACATACTGCCTCCTTAGAAAAGATCATCGAATTTTACCAGGATGTACTTGGATTCCGGCAACTTGGATCTTTCAAAGATCGTCATGGTTACGATGGTGTATTCCTGGGCATCCCGGGTGAGAACTGGCACCTGGCCTATACGGTATCGGCCGACCCGCCTGTACACGAGACTGATGAAGACGACTTTCTTGTACTGTATCCGGAATCGAAAGAAGTATTTGCCCGCATGCTGAGCAAAGCCAGAAAAGCGGGAACAACGGAAGTAAAAGCCAGAAATCCTTTCTGGAACGAGAATGCTGTAAACCTGCTGGATCCTGATGGCTTTCGCCTCGTGCTGGTAATGGTACAGTGA